A genome region from Glycine max cultivar Williams 82 chromosome 5, Glycine_max_v4.0, whole genome shotgun sequence includes the following:
- the LOC100776929 gene encoding putative clathrin assembly protein At2g01600, with translation MGTLQSWRRAYGAIKDTTKVGLAHVNSDYADLDVAIVKATNHVECPPKERHLRKILFATSAVRPRADVAYCIHALSRRLAKTRNWTVALKTLIVIHRLLREGDPTFREELLNFSQRGRILQLSNFKDDSSPIAWDCSAWVRTYALFLEERLECFRILKYDIEAERLPKPAEGQEKGCSKTRDLDSEELLEQLPALQQLLYRLVGCRPEGAAVSNYVIQYALALVLKESFKIYCAINDGIINLVDKFFEMPRHEAIKALDAYKRAGQQAASLSDFYDVCKGLELARNFQFPVLREPPQSFLTTMEEYIKEAPRVVTVPTEPLLQLTYRPEEVLAIEDAKPSDEEQEPPVPVDNNVVVSDSESAPPPPPPSAHNNFETGDLLGLNDTAPDASSIEERNALALAIVPTETGATSAFNSTASQTKDFDPTGWELALVSTPSTDISAANERQLAGGLDSLTLNSLYDEAAYRSAQQPVYGAPAPNPFEVQDPFALSSSIPPPPAVQMAAMQQQANPFGSYQQPFQPQPQLQQQQQLMLMNPANPFGDAGFGAFPASNPVPHPQNNNPFGSTGLL, from the exons ATGGGTACGCTTCAGTCTTGGAGAAGAGCCTACGGTGCCATCAAGGACACCACCAAAGTGGGTCTGGCCCATGTCAATAGCGATTACGCG GATTTGGACGTTGCCATTGTCAAAGCCACGAACCACGTCGAGTGTCCCCCCAAAGAGAGGCACCTCAGAA AGATTCTGTTTGCCACGTCTGCTGTGAGGCCTAGGGCTGATGTTGCTTACTGTATCCATGCACTTTCGCGGCGGTTGGCGAAGACGCGGAATTGGACG GTGGCATTGAAAACACTGATAGTCATCCATAGGTTATTGAGGGAGGGTGATCCTACTTTTAGAGAAGAACTTCTGAATTTCTCACAAAGAGGACGGATTCTCcaactttcaaatttcaaggaTGATTCTAGCCCAATTG CTTGGGATTGCTCTGCCTGGGTACGTACATATGCATTATTTTTGGAAGAAAGACTTGAATGCTTTCGGATTCTGAAGTATGATATTGAAGCTGAGCGTCTACCCAAACCTGCTGAAGGGCAGGAGAAG GGGTGCAGCAAGACCAGGGATTTGGATAGTGAGGAGCTATTGGAGCAGTTGCCTGCTTTGCAGCAGCTGCTGTATCGACTTGTTGGTTGTCGG CCAGAAGGAGCAGCTGTTAGCAATTATGTGATACAATATGCTCTTGCCCTG GTACTGAAGGAGAGCTTTAAGATTTATTGTGCTATTAATGATGGCATTATCAATCTTGTTGATAAG TTTTTTGAGATGCCCAGACATGAAGCTATTAAAGCCCTTGATGCCTATAAACGTGCGGGTCAGCAG GCAGCAAGTCTATCTGATTTCTATGATGTTTGCAAAGGATTGGAACTTGCTAGGAATTTTCAGTTTCCTGTCTTAAGAGAG CCTCCACAATCTTTTCTTACAACCATGGAAGAGTACATTAAGGAGGCGCCACGAGTGGTTACAGTTCCAACTGAGCCATTG CTTCAGTTGACCTACAGACCAGAAGAAGTTCTTGCAATTGAAGATGCCAAACCATCTGATGAAGAACAGGAGCCACCAGTTCCTGTTGATAATAATGTTGTTGTCTCTGATTCTGAATCTgcacctccaccaccaccaccatcggcTCACAACAATTTTGAAACTGGAGACTTGCTG GGATTGAATGACACTGCACCTGATGCATCGTCCATAGAGGAAAGAAATGCTCTTGCCCTAGCCATAGTCCCCACTGAAACTG GCGCTACATCAGCTTTTAACTCAACTGCTTCTCAAACAAAAGATTTTGATCCAACCGGATGGGAGCTTGCCCTGGTCAGCACTCCAAGTACTGATATTTCTGCAGCCAATGAGAGACAATTG GCTGGTGGATTGGACTCTCTCACTCTTAATAGCTTATACGATGAAGCGGCATATAGATCTGCTCAACAACCAGTATATGGAGCACCAGCCCCAAATCCATTTGAAGTGCAGGATCCATTTGCTCTATCAAGCAGCATCCCTCCCCCACCTGCTGTCCAAATGGCAGCAATGCAACAGCAAGCAAATCCCTTTGGTTCTTACCAACAACCATTTCAGCCTCAGCCACAgctgcagcagcagcagcagcttaTGTTGATGAACCCAGCAAATCCCTTTGGAGATGCAGGATTTGGAGCATTTCCTGCCTCCAATCCTGTTCCTCACCCACAGAACAACAATCCATTTGGAAGCACTGGCTTGTTATAA
- the LOC100812001 gene encoding myosin-binding protein 2 produces the protein MAANKFATMLQRNTNKITLVLVYAILEWILIILLLLNSLFSYLIIKFADYFGLKRPCIWCTRIDHILEPGKYKSSCKDLVCEAHASEISKLGFCSNHHKLAESQDMCEDCSSSSQPDYVKLSQSFGFFPWMKQIGMIQDEGAEDAVDKAIVKVEEALRCSCCGVNLDNRFYPPCILIKPSLNVLEYDQKQNSERRVGVEIDEDHTRSDIVLDHHQEEKENEENKGSHMVFEVDRGLDRKDEEVEKSCDCSVCDGVEILCDEICNLDLGVEKGKETIEEESLNVPKPKDNDGDDVVAAADDEDQACEKSTAQVDCTREITVETPSIHLEFFIHGDDCRLIPIELVDSPALENRKQSKYKVGGEGINSNEDFILDFDKSADAEAEPVVENWHISGDIVAEFSAQGNENVSKSNGGESVQLRTRGQSSELLQVEEENLEQNCEDVRFVQTSDDLTKDDNVEVNMERRDAELCSDVSLASEDASQMEGEEYEAEVSIGTEIPDQEQVDEYQSQDVLLDTNQQMQEDPSTSTVRFNVQDEIGHDKGEEFVEFKTMSLEVKMPTVNNHLPSLLELNENEEEKVPETPTSLESLHQLHKKLLLLERKESGTEESLDGSVISDIEGGEVTIEKLKSALKSERKALSTLYAELEEERSASAIAANQTMAMINRLQEEKAAMQMEALQYQRMMEEQSEYDQEALQLLNELMMKREKEKLELEKEIEVYRKKVHEYEVREKMMMSRRDGSMRSRTSSPSCSNAEDSDGLSIDLNHEAKEENGFCSHQDQECSNQNTPVDAVLYLEESLANFEEERLQILEQLKVLEEKLVILNYEEDHCSDDAKSVEHLCEENGNGYHHDHDDHNGQVNGFANGHVKEINGKHQGRKIMGAKGKRLLPLFDAMSSEADVELSGDELDFPHLQNNSVEKVNSDKKKLALEDEVDNVYERLQVLEADREFLKHCISSLRKGDKGLHLLQEILQHLRDLRNVELRLRNMGDLAV, from the exons ATGGCTGCCAATAAGTTTGCAACCATGTTACAGCGAAACACCAACAAAATCACCCTTGTTCTAGTCTATGCCATCCTAGAATGGATTCTGatcatcctcctcctcctcaattCTCTGTTTTCTTATCTAATCATTAAGTTTGCCGATTACTTTGGCCTCAAAAGGCCTTGCATATGGTGCACCAGAATCGATCACATCCTAGAGCCTGGGAAGTACAAGAGTTCTTGCAAAGATCTTGTGTGTGAAGCTCATGCCTCTGAGATTTCCAAACTGGGGTTCTGCTCTAATCATCACAAACTGGCTGAGTCACAAGACATGTGTGAGGATTGCTCATCCTCGTCCCAACCAGATTATGTGAAACTCTCACAGAGTTTTGGTTTCTTTCCATGGATGAAACAGATAGGTATGATTCAGGATGAGGGTGCTGAAGATGCTGTTGACAAGGCAATTGTGAAGGTTGAAGAGGCTTTGAGGTGTTCTTGCTGTGGTGTCAACTTGGACAACAGATTCTACCCTCCTTGCATTCTGATCAAGCCTTCTCTCAATGTTTTGGAGTATGACCAGAAGCAGAATTCGGAGCGCCGGGTTGGTGTAGAGATTGATGAAGATCACACCAGATCGGATATTGTGCTTGATCATCATCAGGAGGAAAAGGAGaatgaagaaaacaagggaAGCCACATGGTGTTTGAGGTTGATCGGGGTTTGGATAGAAAAGATGAGGAGGTAGAGAAGAGTTGTGATTGTTCTGTGTGTGATGGCGTGGAGATTCTGTGTGATGAAATTTGCAATTTGGATTTGGGTGTGGAGAAAGGGAAAGAAACAATTGAAGAGGAAAGTTTGAATGTCCCTAAGCCTAAGGATAATGATGGTGAtgatgttgttgctgctgctgatgatgaagATCAAGCTTGTGAGAAATCCACTGCTCAAGTTGATTGCACTAGAGAGATAACTGTGGAGACTCCATCCATACATCTGGAATTTTTCATTCATGGTGATGATTGCAGATTGATTCCTATTGAATTGGTTGACTCCCCTGCCCTAGAAAACAGGAAACAAAGCAAATATAAGGTGGGAGGTGAAGGGATCAACAGCAATGAAGATTTTATTCTGGACTTTGATAAGagtgctgatgcagaagccgaACCGGTTGTGGAGAATTGGCACATTTCTGGGGATATTGTGGCAGAATTTTCAGCACAAGGGAATGAAAATGTTTCTAAGTCCAATGGGGGTGAATCAGTTCAATTAAGGACCAGAGGCCAGTCCTCAGAACTGTTacaagtagaagaagaaaatttggAGCAGAATTGTGAAGATGTGAGATTTGTTCAAACCTCGGATGACTTGACCAAGGATGATAATGTTGAAGTAAACATGGAAAGAAGAGATGCAGAACTATGTTCAGATGTTTCTCTAG CATCTGAAGATGCATCACAAATGGAAGGTGAGGAATATGAAGCAGAAGTCTCAATAGGGACTGAAATTCCTGATCAGGAGCAAGTGGATGAGTATCAAAGCCAAGATGTTCTTTTGGATACAAATCAACAAATGCAAGAAGATCCATCTACTAGCACAGTCAGATTTAATGTGCAAGATGAAATTG GTCATGACAAAGGTGAAGAGTTTGTAGAATTTAAAACCATGTCACTTGAAGTGAAAATGCCAACAGTAAATAACCATTTGCCATCTTTATTGGAGCTTAATGAGAATGAGGAAGAAAAAGTTCCTGAGACACCCACTTCTTTGGAGAGTCTACATCAGCTACACAAGAAACTACTTCTCCTTGAGAGGAAAGAATCAGGAACAGAAGAGTCATTGGATGGAAGTGTGATAAGTGATATAGAAGGTGGTGAGGTAACCATTGAAAAGTTAAAATCTGCATTGAAATCTGAAAGGAAAGCCTTAAGTACTCTATATGCAGAACTAGAAGAAGAGAGAAGTGCATCTGCTATAGCAGCCAATCAAACAATGGCAATGATAAATAGGCTTCAAGAAGAGAAAGCAGCAATGCAGATGGAAGCCTTGCAGTATCAAAGAATGATGGAAGAACAATCTGAGTATGATCAGGAGGCTTTGCAACTCTTGAATGAGCTCATGATGAAGAGGGAgaaagagaagctagagctaGAAAAGGAGATTGAAGTATATAGAAAGAAGGTTCATGAATATGAGGTAAGAGAAAAGATGATGATGTCAAGAAGAGATGGTAGCATGAGAAGCAGAACTTCATCTCCCTCTTGTAGCAATGCTGAAGATAGTGATGGATTGTCCATTGACTTGAATCACGAAGCAAAGGAGGAAAATGGGTTTTGTAGTCATCAAGATCAAGAATGCAGCAACCAGAACACCCCCGTGGACGCGGTCTTATATTTGGAGGAATCATTGGCAAACTTCGAGGAAGAGAGGTTACAAATTCTAGAACAGCTCAAGGTATTGGAAGAAAAGCTAGTTATATTGAATTACGAGGAAGATCACTGCTCCGATGATGCTAAATCAGTAGAACATCTTTGTGAAGAGAATGGGAATGGATACCATCATGATCATGATGATCACAATGGTCAGGTAAATGGATTTGCAAATGGTCATGTAAAGGAAATAAATGGAAAGCATCAAGGGAGGAAAATCATGGGTGCAAAAGGCAAAAGGCTCCTCCCACTTTTTGATGCAATGAGTTCAGAAGCAGATGTAGAGTTGAGTGGAGACGAGTTAGACTTTCCCCACTTGCAAAACAATTCAGTTGAAAAGGTTAATTCGGATAAGAAAAAGCTTGCTTTAGAGGATGAGGTGGATAATGTTTACGAGAGACTACAGGTGCTGGAGGCAGATAGAGAGTTTCTAAAGCATTGTATCAGCTCTCTGAGAAAAGGAGATAAAGGGTTACATCTTCTACAAGAAATTTTACAACATCTTCGTGATTTGAGGAATGTGGAACTCCGGCTCAGGAACATGGGAGATCTTGCAGTGTAA